tttacagtttacgtttttttataaaccgcttcgcggtttataaagcgtaaattgccccaaaccattttatatcgtataaaacaaaaaaatattgaattcattgtttataatttaatttttttactcttcattgtagataaaaacggtcatttgacctttaaaatgacgtaaaaacgtcaggcgtattgatatgttttagacgttagtcttactatgacgtaggcaacattctttatacgatataaaataattttttagccaaccagaaagcgcgttacaaccaaaattaaattatatatttttaaaactctaCCTTACAATGTTAGTCTTTAATATCATAATAGTAAAATATGTCGGCTCGACATGCCTCAACTCGAGGTGTAAAAATATCTTCATTCAAAGATGCTCTAGATCTTGTGTTTCTTACGGATACAGATGATCTTAGTGTAAAATTGTCATGCCACTTAGATTATGCGTTGTCTGTATGGTACACTAAGCTGTCAGAATGGTtgtttttttggtgtttttttaaattacaaatatgttaaaacaaaatGGTTAGTTATATATTAAACCAATCCCCATTACATActgtaaattataaaatacttaGACGACGGATATCTAAGTTTGCCGGTGAGGGGGTTCTAGGCATGTTTTcggtttttaaaaatgaatagattttctactatagatccgcgcatgttatttactagctacatgtacatgtatttaacatgaaatcGCTTAATATTTGTAgctaatgtttatttatttatttacagctAATATCTATACATATGCAAATCATCTGCGCACATTGTTTTGATGAATACGTCATAAAGAAAAACTTACAACTCTGATACTCCGCCCATATTTTGTCCAATTCTGTTCTCACTGAATCCTGACCGTACCCCCTGATTCTGACACTTTTCCCCCTATTTGGAGAGGTGTATTGCTTGTAAAACAGGTCAGAATTAAAATTTCTTGTCTGCACGCTCACTTGTTTCAAATAACCTTTTCTCTCTAACTCTTGAAACAAGAACAGCCTCCTATTTCCCCGTACAACGAACCATTCGCCCTCGTGTTTCATGACTTCCATTAAAGGCAAACTTTCCACAGCAATCTTTTTCATCAGAATTTGTCGAAATGTTTCTGGGATGGAGTGTCCATCGCGGAAATTGGATTGGATGCTGTCGTGGGTGAATCGGATTTCGGACGGATACTTGTATACCACAGACTCACCGTTACCCATGTTAATGTTTGTGTACAGCTGGCGCGCGcgcgtttaatttttttttaattcggagaaaaaaatttactttcgttttctttttagaTCGTGTGCCAATTTTTGAAAACGAAGACATGCAAATTATCATGTTGCCCTATTTTTCCAGCTTGACTGGTgacacatgcgcggatctagaggtgGTGGGGTCAGGGGGACCcccttgaaaatgaaaatttatttaaattttcatagtaaaattatcacaaaaatgaaccggacccccccccccccccgccaaacacaattatccttcggacccccccccccccccgtggaaaaattttctggatcttCTAATGCATTTCCTTTTCCTCTTTGCATACGCTTTaatcaatgttgaaaaaatCTTACAATATTCATTTGAGCTTTGATCAAAAGCATTTGCACACAGATCAGTTTTAATTTTACCTCTTGTACGTACATGCAGCATCAAGAGGAaggaataccccccccccccccccccccattacacacttttttctttctttttttttttgcagcagacgttttctttaatttaaatatagaaatgaattattatcatGTATTTAgtattttagtttaaaaacgTTTCTTTTATCTGTTTGACTTGAAAGTAAAACATTTACACATTTACatacataatgattcaaatcatGTTTTTCTTCTCATATGCGTAAGAATGTTAATTGGAAGTATAATTCGCcagctatagtctgtcccaagatatttatccAGCACATTTTGCcgatttttaatttataaaaaaaaatatacataacctATATGAAataagtgcaattgaaatcaatgaaagggaaaatttccaagatatcttcattgacacgtTGTCATTctccactcagaaaaattcacaggagcGAAAACAAATGTCTTACGGAGATATATAATGAGGAATTATTACATCTTTTCCCCATTTGGAattcactcggaatacctcgcgcaattttttcaacgttatcatccgggtctgctgcaatacaaaattttcgtagatttcaatttttttagccgtgtattgaaatcTGAAAAGCTAAAGATCGCGTTTCAAGATAGAAATCTTGGAAAATTTTTATCTTGATATAAGAGgtgcatgtatttataaataatttattaaatatcgaataattaaCAAAATGTGAATCGAGAAGACAtgtatcttgggacagagtataactGTAAAGATTATTTATGCCTTGCTATTCCGGAAATCAGCAAAACGGTGcatgcttttaaaatacattaacaGAGCTGATCaaactaattttattgtaaataaaaacatttttgggagcaaggaatacttgttttttatatatagtttCTCCACcctataaacaataaaaaataataaattaatgacAATTGTGGATTTCTTCTAATCTTTATTTCATGCAATTTATATCACTTAACATGTACGCATGTACTCCTGAAACACTTCTGCTGTCGTTTCTATCACATGATTGCACAACGAgctgaaaatattaaaaaaaataaagactttgaacgcaaatatttaaaaatatcatccaTATATCATCGGCATTTAAGTTTGAGATTTATCCCAATAAAAACTTCCCCCGGAGCAAAGTTTCCCCTCTTTGTGATATTCAGCAAAAATCGAGGTCTGCGGTGAATACATTATACTGGGTGAAAACTTAGAACTTTGTTGAGTGTACACTATACTGCGTAAACACTTAGAAGTTCTGTTGAGTGTACATTACCAAAATGCAGACTCGAAGTTTACAAAAAATCATCTATACAAGATGCTGCTCATTTATCAAAGTGGATTTATATTAAACGTTTTTTATTTGGTACGtatgcttttttttattttcatgtatattgactatttactgattttgtaaattttaggATGTGCGATTAAGTCGAATTCATCAATATAATCCCACATTTATTTCATAGCACAACGtacatatactacatgtatctatttgtATATTAGTAAAACAGTTAAACTTACAGGTCTCTCGCTGGTATTCAGACCATATCTCATCTAGTTCTTGCTTCACTGCATGATGGCGATAACCACGGATCAAAACGGTTTTTCCTTTATTCGAAGATGTGTGTTGTGTTTGAAAGAGATACTGATCAAAATTTCTTGTTTGAACTTTGACCTGAGATAACAGACCTCTTTTCTCTAactctttaaataaaaacaacctTCTATTCCCCCGTACAACGAACCACTCTCCTCCATATTTCATAACTTCAATCAATGGCAAATCCTCAACAGTTAGCTTTTTCCACAGAATTTGACGAAATGTTTCTGGGATGGAGTGTCCATCGCTGAAATTGGATTGAATGCTGTCGTGAGTGAATCGAATATTAGACGGATACATGTTCACCACAGACTCACCGTTACCCATTTTTCCACCTCACAAAGGTTGTACTTTAGTATGTCGGGAATAGGTAGCTATCATTTAAGACAGTTTATCGTTTTCTGAAAACAGAAAAAGATTAGATATCGCCGCCCTATTTGACGCTTGAGTGGATAAAATCCCAGTTTACGGAATACGTAAGACGTGCTGATACGTGATATGGAGTGACTCAGAAAGAAGGTATTTGCGAGAAGTCATTCAATAACACCCAAACCCTCcaaacatttatttgaaaaaatgaaactaaaaaCAGACAGAAGGCCATAACATACATAATATGGCATTGGCTGTTAGAGAGATGGGTACATAAATTGATGCTAATAAAGACAtcaaatttaatcaattatttttttcaaatcattcgTGTTCG
This genomic window from Crassostrea angulata isolate pt1a10 chromosome 8, ASM2561291v2, whole genome shotgun sequence contains:
- the LOC128160779 gene encoding uncharacterized protein LOC128160779, producing MGNGESVVYKYPSEIRFTHDSIQSNFRDGHSIPETFRQILMKKIAVESLPLMEVMKHEGEWFVVRGNRRLFLFQELERKGYLKQVSVQTRNFNSDLFYKQYTSPNRGKSVRIRGYGQDSVRTELDKIWAEYQSSYCTIL
- the LOC128160150 gene encoding uncharacterized protein LOC128160150; protein product: MGNGESVVNMYPSNIRFTHDSIQSNFSDGHSIPETFRQILWKKLTVEDLPLIEVMKYGGEWFVVRGNRRLFLFKELEKRGLLSQVKVQTRNFDQYLFQTQHTSSNKGKTVLIRGYRHHAVKQELDEIWSEYQRETSRCAIM